One region of Triticum aestivum cultivar Chinese Spring chromosome 6B, IWGSC CS RefSeq v2.1, whole genome shotgun sequence genomic DNA includes:
- the LOC123139479 gene encoding uncharacterized protein has product MSCWQSAPADIICDIGESLLDSNGHDSYVAMRYVCSLWRSAISSYQRLFVRAHRWIVLEEINEFSDCAVHRVLVNLSTGRMVKRRIPLLNDHVYVGSSDGLLILVEKSEPYFVKLWEPFTGYLVQFAAGIIHQQPSHFAVETHGVPRLFHAPGGLRNPQVMCYDVSNGNMEVRFGDMPVERVASMTAYKSDVFVLFHNRQLFKITGAGHEMHGEFILIHEAPTLAPSAMTHYLVVSGGGNLLIVVIGIAEILIFCVDVDLRTAVRIYNIGSQALFLSNTRCIAVNAENFPTVKENCVYQACISGYSGPCGIYEFSLTRPRKRKIYHQSFANEVTYALGGRPLSMWQVLIHYCLFRNKCRRPLSQV; this is encoded by the coding sequence ATGTCTTGCTGGCAGTCTGCACCTGCTGATATTATTTGTGATATTGGGGAGAGTCTTTTGGATAGTAATGGCCACGACAGCTATGTCGCTATGAGATATGTATGTTCTCTTTGGAGGTCAGCCATCTCATCTTATCAAAGGCTTTTTGTTCGAGCACATCGATGGATTGTTCTTGAGGAGATCAATGAATTCAGTGATTGCGCTGTACATCGGGTATTGGTTAATCTTTCAACTGGACGGATGGTCAAGCGTCGCATTCCTCTTTTGAATGACCATGTTTATGTTGGATCTTCGGATGGACTACTGATTCTCGTAGAAAAAAGTGAACCTTACTTTGTCAAACTATGGGAGCCATTCACGGGCTATCTTGTGCAATTTGCAGCCGGCATCATCCATCAGCAGCCTTCTCATTTTGCCGTCGAGACTCACGGTGTCCCTAGATTGTTTCATGCCCCTGGAGGTTTACGCAACCCTCAAGTCATGTGTTATGATGTTAGTAATGGAAATATGGAGGTTCGATTTGGTGATATGCCAGTTGAGCGTGTAGCAAGTATGACTGCATATAAGAGTGATGTGTTTGTACTTTTCCATAATCGTCAGTTGTTTAAGATAACCGGGGCTGGTCATGAGATGCATGGAGAATTCATTCTGATCCACGAGGCTCCAACACTTGCACCTAGTGCAATGACACACTATTTGGTAGTATCTGGAGGAGGCAACCTTCTTATTGTGGTCATTGGCATTGCAGAGATCCTGATTTTTTGTGTTGATGTTGACTTAAGGACCGCTGTCCGTATCTATAATATTGGTAGCCAGGCACTTTTCCTTAGTAACACAAGGTGTATCGCTGTTAATGCCGAAAATTTCCCAACTGTCAAAGAAAACTGTGTATATCAAGCATGCATCTCTGGATATAGTGGGCCATGTGGAATTTATGAGTTCAGTTTGACGAGGCCTCGGAAGCGTAAGATTTATCATCAATCATTTGCCAATGAAGTAACCTACGCTCTTGGGGGAAGGCCCTTAAGCATGTGGCAGGTCCTTATACACTACTGTTTATTCAGAAACAAGTGTAGGAGGCCACTATCCCAGGTGTAA